The following are encoded together in the Lathyrus oleraceus cultivar Zhongwan6 chromosome 3, CAAS_Psat_ZW6_1.0, whole genome shotgun sequence genome:
- the LOC127131073 gene encoding uncharacterized protein LOC127131073: MKKRYEKKMKKEKGKDKEEVRKSIALRTLSSNFSNNETRSDNDSDDEDMRLFVKRYNRHIWKHEVKNSDPNNKEIGLFVKRYQRYIRKNEVNLYDKNLTKFGRVAKASREDENKKGKYRSSCYNYGEFGHYRPKCPNIKKDKENEHHKKSSKSRRAYGTWESASDSLSDESSTSSVESTHIFLMENRKKKKNVSLYKLETINDLSYLQ; encoded by the coding sequence ATGAAAAAAAGGTAtgaaaagaagatgaagaaggagaaAGGTAAAGACAAGGAGGAAGTGAGGAAGTCTATTGCTCTAAGGACTTTAAGCTCAAATTTCTCCAACAATGAGACAAGAAGCGATaatgattctgatgatgaagatATGAGGTTGTTCGTCAAAAGGTACAATAGACACATATGGAAACATGAAGTCAAGAACTCTGACCCCAATAATAAAGAGATTGGGTTATTTGTCAAAAGATACCAAAGGTATATAAGGAAGAATGAAGTCAACCTCTATGACAAGAACTTAACAAAGTTTGGAAGGGTAGCAAAAGCCTCAAGAGAAGATGAGAACAAGAAAGGTAAATATAGAAGTTCATGCTATAATTATGGAGAATTTGGTCACTATAGACCGAAATGTCCTAATATTAAGAAAGACAAAGAGAACGAGCATCACAAGAAGTCTAGCAAGTCTAGAAGAGCATATGGTACTTGGGAGAGTGCAAGTGATTCCTTAAGCGATGAAAGTTCCACTTCAAGTGTAGAATCGACCCATATTTTCCTCATGGAAAatagaaagaagaagaaaaatgtaAGTCTTTATAAGCTTGAAACTATTAATGACTTATCTTATCTTCAATGA